Proteins from one Primulina huaijiensis isolate GDHJ02 chromosome 18, ASM1229523v2, whole genome shotgun sequence genomic window:
- the LOC140963916 gene encoding uncharacterized protein, producing MKGVMKFGKKGKLSPRLRGPFEILGRVGTMDYLVNLPPNLAGVHNVFHVSMLRKCKANPSHVLKFEPLRLASNLSYEERTIQILDRQEKRLRNKVTKLVKVKWLNHSDEEVTWDTVAEMMTRYPKL from the coding sequence atgaagggtgttatgaaaTTCGGGAAGAAAGGCAAATTGAGTCCGAGATTAagaggaccatttgaaatccTTGGCAGAGTAGGAACAATGGATTATCTTGTGAATCTACCACCGAATCTAgctggagtacacaatgtgtttcatgtttctatgctgaggaagtgcAAGGcaaatccatcacatgtactgAAATTTGAACCATTGCGACTTGCGTCGAACCTGTCATACGAGGAAAGAACTATtcagatcctagacaggcaggagaagagaTTACGGAACAAAGTTACCAAGTTGGTCAAGGTGAAGTGGTTGAACCATTCCGACGAAGAAGTTACTTGGGATACAGTAGCTGAGATGATGACTCGCTATCCAaaactgtaa
- the LOC140964894 gene encoding WAT1-related protein At3g28050-like produces the protein MGLLESAATPYLGMVLATTAQVGLIIISKRAMATGMTTFTFVAYSNALASLILLPLSLIIHRSSSRPPLTFWLICGFFILGVFGCSAQLTGYTGINLTNAAFASAMLNLIPGFTFILALISGMEKLACRSSSFMAKAIGTVVSIIGAFIVTLYKGPQILAPLSSSVSNDMYLQSSQSNWIVGGLLFAVDCALSSGYIIVQALILRKYPAELIVVFFYCFFAAILSIVASLIVDKDLSAWALQPNIRLIAVLYSGVFGSAFQVGVTAWCLGRKGPLFVAVFHPLSIVISAAMGFLFLGDILYLGSLMGSIIIVVGFYSVMWGKAKEILVIENDIDRSSESTSEKAPLLPIRNDST, from the exons ATGGGGTTGCTGGAGAGCGCAGCGACGCCGTATCTTGGCATGGTGCTGGCCACAACCGCTCAAGTGGGGTTGATTATAATCAGCAAGAGGGCCATGGCCACTGGGATGACTACCTTCACATTTGTGGCCTACTCCAATGCTCTTGCTTCCCTTATACTCCTCCCTCTTTCTCTCATAATTCACAG GTCTTCTAGCAGGCCTCCGCTTACTTTCTGGCTCATTTGTGGCTTTTTTATTTTGGGAGTTTTTGG ATGCTCGGCGCAGCTGACTGGCTATACTGGAATTAATTTAACCAATGCTGCATTTGCATCAGCCATGCTTAACCTGATTCCAGGATTTACCTTCATACTTGCCCTCATTTCCGG GATGGAAAAGCTAGCTTGTAGAAGTTCAAGTTTTATGGCAAAAGCCATTGGAACAGTAGTGTCCATTATTGGTGCCTTTATTGTAACTCTCTACAAAGGCCCTCAAATCCTTGCTCCCTTGTCGTCATCAGTGTCGAATGATATGTATCTTCAATCATCACAATCAAACTGGATAGTTGGAGGATTATTATTTGCAGTGGATTGTGCATTGTCTTCTGGCTATATAATTGTACAG GCACTAATTCTGAGGAAATACCCAGCAGAGTTGATTGTGGTATTCTTTTACTGCTTCTTTGCTGCCATTTTATCTATAGTAGCCTCTCTGATTGTTGATAAAGACCTAAGCGCTTGGGCATTGCAGCCTAACATCAGATTGATTGCTGTTCTATACTCG GGCGTTTTCGGTTCTGCATTCCAAGTTGGTGTAACCGCATGGTGTCTAGGGAGAAAGGGTCCACTCTTTGTTGCTGTGTTTCATCCACTGAGCATTGTAATATCAGCTGCAATGGGTTTTCTCTTCTTGGGAGATATTCTGTATCTTGGAAG TTTAATGGGTTCCATTATTATTGTTGTCGGATTCTACTCCGTGATGTGGGGTAAGGCAAAAGAAATCTTGGTGATTGAGAACGATATTGACAGAAGTTCTGAATCAACCAGCGAAAAAGCTCCCCTTTTGCCAATCAGGAATGATAGCACATAA
- the LOC140963917 gene encoding uncharacterized protein, translating to MTPRRLVVRETREEGREARGKECVTPPLPPPDLQAHMLAGMTQFFAQFEGNNAGMDTSRRTRPEAVHERFRRMDPKEFSGTTYPIVAERWIKSIEEIFTFMELEDVDRVRCATYLLLRDTRLWWESASVTLNLQTLTWEGFKEGDRSVAEFVRKFEQGCHFVPLIANNAREKLRHFLNGLRLILCRDIRVAGPTTYVVVVSSALESHLGEELSAYSVVRDIDLELQGHLVYADLIVLPMLEFDLILGMDWLMKNRARKLIHKGCQAFLPSIISATDAPTPSLSDVLVVREFPDVFPDDFTGIPPEREVEFAIDLMSAIFMDLMNHMFQPYLDQFVILFIDDIFIYSKDQQEHSQHLRTFLQVLRSHKLFAKFNNCEFWLEKVAFLGHIISSSGIEVDPSKVAAVKEWIEPRNASEIRSFLVLTGYYRKFIQGFSSIAVPLTSLTKKNAKFV from the exons ATGACTCCTAGACGTTTGGTTGTCCGCGAAACTCGAGAGGAAGGCCGTGAGGCTCGTGGCAAGGAGTGTGTTACTCCTCCGCTTCCACCACCAGATTTGCAGGCGCATATGCTTGCTGGAATGACTcaattcttcgcacagtttgagGGGAATAATGCTGGTATGGACACAAGTAGGAGGACTAGGCCAGAAGCAGTGCATGAGCGCTTCCGAAGGATGGACCCCAAGGAATTTTCAGGGACCACTTACCCGATCGTAGCTGAGAGGTGGATTAAGTCTATTGAGGAGATATTTACCTTCATGGAACTGGAGGATGTagatagggtcaggtgtgctaCTTATCTGTTATTAAGAGATACTAGactgtggtgggagagtgcatctGTGACACTAAATCTTCAGACCCTTACTTGGGAGGGTTTCAAGGAG GGAGACCGCAGTGTGGCGGAGTTTGTGAGGAAGTTCGAGCaggggtgtcactttgtgcccttgatagCTAACAATGCCagagaaaagttgaggcacttccTTAATGGTTTACGGCTGATCTTATGCCGTGATATTCGAGTGGCTGGTCCTACTACATATGTTGTTGTTGTATCTAGTGCCTTGGAG TCCCATCTGGGGGAAGAATTATCAGCTTAtagcgtggtcagagacataGATCTTGAACTACAGGGTCATCTAGTCTATGCTGATCTTATTGTACTGCCGATGCTAGAGTTTGATCTCATTCTGGGCATGGACTGGTTGATgaagaacaga GCAAGGAAGCTTATtcataaggggtgtcaggcatTCTTACCAAGTATTATTTCAGCCACTGATGCACCTACTCCGTCGTTATCAGATGTGCTAGTTGTCAGGGAATTTCCTGATGTATTCCCTGATGACTTTACTGGTATtccacccgagagagaggtggagttcgcTATTGATCTCATGTCAG caatcttcatggatctcatgaatcacatGTTTCAGCCGTActtggatcagttcgtcatattATTCATCGACGACATTTTTATCTACTCGAAGGACCAACAGGAACATAGTCAGCATTTGCGTACATTTTTGCAAGTCTTGCGGAGCCATAAGTTGTTTGCAAAGTTCAATAattgtgaattttggttggagaaggtagcattCTTAGGTCATATtatttctagcagtggcattgaggttgACCCTTCTAAAGTGGCAGCAGTGAAAGAATGGATAGAACCGAGGAACGCatccgagattcgcagtttcctagTCCTGACAGGTTATTACAGGAAATTCATTCAGGGTTTCTCTTCGATTGCAGTGCCACTTACTTcgttgacgaagaagaatgccaaattCGTTTAG